CCGAGCGGCGGCCCCGGGCAGGTTTCTCATGTCTGTTCGTGTTCTGACGTCGTTCAGCGGAGCCGTCACCGTCACCAAGCGGGCCGGACGTCACCAAGCGGGCCGGACGCTGCTTCGCCGGGCTCCCGGTCCGCTCGGCGGGAGGATGCCGCCGTTAGCTCCGCAGCCGTCGATTCATGTCGGTGTTATGTAAGcgcagctaacgttagcctgaCAACATGAACGacgcgcagcaggacatgtccCCGGACTTTGTCCTCATGAGGCTCGTGTCCGCGGCGGAGTTCGACCGGCTGGAGGAGCCCGACGACCTGATGTCCGGAAGCGGCGGGTTCGGGCCCGTTAAAGCGGCGCTGGGACACCACGGTGGCCCCTCGGCAGGCCTCGGCTCTGTCTCCCCGCACTACAGCTCGCCGCTCCCCGGAAAAGGCGAGCTGGACGGCGGGTTGGTCTTGACTCAGGCTCCgctgtctcctcctccgccgGAAGCCGTAGCGACGCAGAGGTTCGTGGACTTCCCGGTGCAGCACGGATTGGGGGGGCAGCTTATGGTGTTTCAGAACCTGCTGCGGTCAGGAGACCGGATCCTGGAGTGCGGGCTGGAGCAGCCGTCACCGAggttcctgcaggaggaggcggagagaCAGCATCTCGAGTCCGGATCAGGAACCGGTCCCGGTAGCACAACAGCCGGCCCTGGGCCCGGAGGGGGTAAAGACCAGAATTCACACTGTATCCCGTCCACAGAGGagaacctgcagctcctccagtggCACCCGGTCCTCAGACTGTCCAAAGGGTCAGATGGGAGTCCTCAGCGGGGCGTCCCGGCTCTGGACTCTGAGCCCGGGTCAGTCCTGTGCCATCGACACCGCCTGCTGACAGACGCATTCGCTAAATGGCCCCCAGGCCTGCTGGATCAAGCCTTGCGTCTGGGGCTGCTGGATCCCAGGAAAATGTGCTCCAACGGGGGGAGGGACCCTGTCCTGGCTCTGGCCCGAAGGCTGGGTCAGCTGGGTGAGGGTAGGGagggtggtggaggagaggacaTGGTGCCTCCACTAACTCGCTGCTCCTGTCACGGTGTCCTGGACTCGGGTTCGGCCGGCATCGGGCCCGGCGAGGACCCGAGGGACACCAGCGACGCCCTGCTGGTCCTTGAAGGTCTGGGGTCTGGGGAGATGGGGGGGCTGGGAGGGGGTGGTGAGAAAGGAGAGATGGTGGGGGGGCTGGTTGGTGGTGGGATGCCTGGGGGGGCGGGGCCTGTGTTCTCGGGTGGGACTCTGAGTGGTCTGATGCGGCAGGTCCACAGACTGGCGGAGGAGGCGGGGGTCTGCACCGATCAGAGCTGCCGGTCCACAGCGGACATCAGCACCACTGACCCCCCCTGTCCATACCCCCCCTGTCCATACCCCCCCAGCCTCCCACAGGCCCATGCAACCCCTGGGGGTCTCCAAGTCTGGCTTGAGCCACTCCTGGCCACCAGCCCTGAACCAAACCAGCGGccacagcatcagcatcaaTCCCGCTCCCAGCCCCAGAGCCGCTCTGCCACCCCCAAACTCGGCGTGGCCTCGGGGGGGGTGGGTCGATCTGCCTCCCCTTTAGTGGTCctgaagggggaggggggaggaggagtaagagagggggagaagacaTCGCGGAGCAAGTCAAGAAAAGGGGGGTCGCTGAAGGTCCGGCTCAGCAAACTGTTTAGAACCAAGAGTTCCAACGGGGGGTCGGGGGGGCTGCTGGACAAGAGGCTTTCGCTGGCCTCGTCCACCTCGTCCGGGGGGAGTCTGCTGGACGTGTGGGGGTCCACCTGCAGCTCGGAGCAGGACCACAGGTAACTCAGCAGGGACACACACCTGATGCTTGTCCATATTGAATGTTCATTTACTCAAACATTGAGGTCACAAAGGTCACGTTAGTGATTCATCTTCAGAcgtaacaaaacaacacacacaataaaaagcaTGTTTCCATACTGTGTGTTgtcatcaagtgtccacaagtcCCCACCCTCATATTCAAATCAACACCACAAcattaacattatgttttcagcTGCTCGACAATTATCAAGATCACGTTATTCCTGCTTATCTCCAACTGAACCCGGAGCAGCTTAACATGGTTACACTGACAACTAACATTCACTGTATCTACAGACCATCACTGACTGTATCTACAGaccatcactgactgtatatatagatgatcagtgactgtatataaagatgacatCTTGTGTTGTCATTTGCAGTCCAGCCCATACAGTCTattgaccaatcaggagtcggtctctgcctgtttgttttatAATCATATAGTCCTATGAAGATTGAAATGTCCACTGTGTGTCCGTCAGGCTGCAGGTGTCCAGACCTCCCAGTGCCTTCTCTCCAGTGACCTTCACTCCTGCGTTCACTGGTGAGTGGGGGGGTGTTTTATACAAACAGAACTGACCTTGTGGTCTATGATGCTGTGATGTCATGATTCTGTGGCTCAGGACGACTTTGTTAGCGTCCTAAAAACGTACGTTTCTTTTTGATTGTCCTTCCTTTATGTTTGGTTTATCCTTTTCTTAATTGAAGTTTATTTGATCTGTTGtctttaatgtatttgttttggtttttatttgtcctctttATGAAGCACTATGTAATAGATGTTTTGAAAGTTTCTATTAATtagattattgttatttacGGAGCAAACAACATGACATTGCTGACTTGCTTCACTGAGAGtaagcgccctctgctggaccaTGAGGCGAATTACTGGGCTTTTGTCGCTAACGGTGGAGAGCTGTTATCTCCGTGATGTTTAAATCCAGACTGAAAGTTTCTGCGTCGTTATGTATTTGAGATATTTTACagtctaatatttatatatatatatatatatacagtggggCAAAAGTTCTCCCACTTAAAACGATGAGAGGCCTGTAATTCTCATCATAGGTACACTTCAACTATGAGAGACAGAATGGGGGGAAAGAATCCaggaaatcacattttaatgaattaattggtAAATTCCTCAGTAAAATAAGTATTTGGTCGCTTACAAGCAAGTAagatttctgtctctctctgtaacttcttctttaagaggctcctctgtcctcctctccttaCCTGTATTAATGGAACCTGTTTGAACACTAagtataaaagacacctgtccACCACCTCAAACAGTCACACTCCAAACTCCACTATGGACAAGACCAAGAGCTGTCAAAGGACACCAGAAACCAAAGTGTAGACCTGCACCAGGCTGGGAAGACTGAATCTGCAATAGGTAAGCAGCTTGGTGTGAGGAAATCAACTGTGGGAGCaattattagaaaatggaaGACATGCAAGACCACTGATAATCTCCCTGGATCTGGGGCTCCACGCAAGATCTCACCCCGTGGGGTCACAATGATCACAAATGATCCCAGAACCACACGGGGGTCCTAGTGAATGACCTGCAGAGAGCTGGGACCGAAGTAACAAAGACTACCATCAGTAACACACTGCGCCGCCAGGGactcacatcctgcagtgccagACGTGTCCAGGCCCGTCTGCAGTTTGCTAGAGAGCATGTGGATGATCCAGAAGAGGATTGGGAGAATGTCATatggtcagatgaaaccaaCATAGAACTTTTTGGTAAAAACTCAACTCGTCGtgtttggaggagaaagaatgCCGAGTTGACTCCAAAGAACACCAGAGCTACTGGGAAGCATGGGGGTGGAcacatcatgctgtggggaccAGGACGACTGATCCGTGTGAAGGAAAGAATGAATGGGGCCATGTATCGTGAGATTTTGAGGGAACACCTCCCTCCATCAGCAAAGGCATCGAAGATGAAACGTGGCTTTCAGCATGACAATGATCCCAAACACACGGGCAACAAGGGAGTGGCTTCGTTAGAAGCATTTCCAGGTCCTGGAGTGGCCTGACCGTCTCCAGACCTCAACCCCATGGAACATCACTGCTCTAGAGGAGATCTGGAGGAATGGACCAAACTACCAGCAACAGTGTGAAGAGCTGGTGAAGACTTGCAGAGAACGTTTGACCTCTGTCGTTGCCAACAAAGGGTAAATAACAAAGTATTGAGATGaacttttgttattttccaccatcatttgaaaataaattgtttaaaaatcAGACGATGGGAttttctggatttttatttctcattttgtcTCTTATAGTTGAGGTTTACCTATGATGAATGGTGTCCTTTGACAGCTCTTGGTCTTGTCCATAGTGGAGTTTGGAGTGTGACTGTTTGAGGTGGTggacaggtgtcttttatactTAGTGTTCAAACAGGTTCCATTAATACAGGtaaggagaggaggacagaggagcctcttaaagaagaagttacagagagagacagaaatctTACTTGCTTGTAAGCGACCAAATACTTATTTTACTGAGGAATTTaccaattaattcattaaaatgtgatttcctGGATTCTTTCCCCCCATTCTGTCTCTCATAGTTGAAGTGTACCTATGATGAGAATTACAGGCCTCTCATCGTTTTAAGTGGGAGAACTTGCACAATTGGTGGCtgactaaatacttttttgccccactctgtatgtatatatatatatatttatatatatatatattagagtcCTGCTCAACACTAATATTTCACACTTTCACTTCCCTGCTTAAcatcttcttcgtcttcttctgcCTGTTGGACCGTGTCTCcaggtgagacagtgtctcTAGTCGATGTGGACATTTCTCGGAGAGGTGGAAACTGTCTTCATCCCCCAactcccccacccccacccagaCGGAGCCTCAGTCTGCTCGGTacttcacttcctcttcctcttttgctTCCTGTCTTTACCTCCTCTGTCCTGCTTCCTGTCAGGtgactctgaggtcagaggtcagctgactccaacaggtgtgtgtttctctcgtTGGTCTCCAGATGATTTCGGCGGTCCTCCTCAACAGGGGACACTCACCGAGCAAAGTGTGGGGACGTCAATGCAATCTCTTCCCCCCCGACCGCTGGCCCTGCCCCCCTCCCTCAGCACCATCCAGCACAGCCTGAGCCTCaatggtgagacacacacacacacacacagagacacacacacacaagaacatgGACACATGCATGTCCTTCATGAGTCATGTGACCGATCTAACACATGTTGTGATGTTGCTCAGACTCTTTCCTTCGAGGTTTACCACGGCCCGTCCCCCTGCGTCCCGACAGGCAGCACCCCCCCCCGCGCCTCACCCCCCGCTGCCCCCTCAGTCGACCTGACGCCAGCCGCTTCGCCACCAGCCTCAGAGAACTGGAGAAGGTAGGGCCGGCCCGGGGCCACGCTGGGGTCCACATGTGTCTTCTAAAGTATTATTGTGATATTTCattcatcacattttaaaataatttcatttacctgcgtgtgtgtgtgtgtgtgtgtgtgtgtgtgtgtgtgtgtgtgtgtgtgtgtgtgtgtgtgtgtgtgtgtgtgtgtgtgtgtgtgtgtgtgtgtgtgtgtgtgtgtgtgtgtgtagtgcggTTGGTACTGGGGGCCAATGAACTGGGAGGATGCAGAGATGAAGCTGAAGGGGAAAGCTGACGGATCCTTTCTGGTTCGAGACAGTTCAGACCCTCGATACATCCTGAGTCTGAGCTTCAGGTCGCAGGGAGTCACACACCACACACGCATGGAGCACTACAGAGGTAACACAACACATACCCACACAGACTGAACATGAATTTGACAAGCGTTAGCTGAGTGTGATGTGTTTCCTTCAGGAACCTTCAGTCTGTGGTGTCATCCTAAGTTTGAGGATCGTTGTCACTCTGTGGTTGAGTTCATAGAAAGAGCCATCATGCACTCCAAGAACGGGAAGTTCCTCTACTTCCTGCGCTCCAGAGTCCCTGGtaaaccaatcaaccaatcacctGACACCTTCTGTCCTCGCCTGTCTGCACTTGCaactaaaagtgtgtgtgtctgtgtgtgtgtgtgtgtgtgtgtctctcaggtctGCCCCCGACTCCGGTCCAGCTCTTGTCTCCAGTCTCCAGGTTCAGCAGCGTGAAGTCTTTGCAGCATCTCTGTCGCTTCTGCGTCCGGCAGCTGGTTCGCATCGACCACGTCCCGGAGCTGCCGCTGCCCACGTGAGTTCAGacatttacactttaacaaaatCAGGACTTTATTTGTTGTCATATTTCAGCAGAATAAATTATTATGAGGTCGTTCAAGAAACAAAATGAGCAGCACAATGAATCAGCACCTGCACATGGAGATGGACGttgctccccctggtggttggctgcagtatgcACTCGACCAACCATacatcagtctcagctgtcaatcatgggggggggggattatgcTTTTGGATCCAGTTGCTGTGAACCTGGTCAgacttaaggcctcagtatgcttctccgagtccgttgcggactgacggaccctttttgatttatagttctacgagcctttttgttgtgaaaacaattcaccgccagaacagtagatggcgaaacggaagtcgagcttagagaagcctacctcatgaggtatatagaagaagtccacgctggtttatttacgtcctcccggctcctcacacacagtgaacgatgacaacagaaaaaggatgttgatgacgcgacagtttttgctgaataaagtgacacccagcggatcaaaatgcttttgttatcgtgtcttagcgcagcggttccccggtcttgtttccaaactgcgttgctaattcaacagcttgaagctacacggaggcagctagctccccccccccccctcccccagcttccacacacagtcagcacggacacccgatactaactactaccaagtgtttgcttctaacctgacggtgtttgagaaacagtgtcatgagagccgtgggattaaagtcagcgggtttttgcgctgttcccaccgcagttagcatggtggctagcccgctagccccgttatcaaagttcgttataaccgtatgtgaccgtacacacatgctgtaagtgctctaaccagccaccgtcagccggacaacgccgctggcttaacacacttgtcacattaatcatagagtcgtagttgtgattttggtttattgtgatgtagggaatggaacaggaagtttgaggtcccgaaatgctggcgttagcggaccaatcacagccaagtgctatccgtgggttgtccgtcatttcgacgtgtagttagaaaaatcagagctgcacgaaaagctctccgaggagccggagaggcccggagagggcgttccacgttggagagggcggtcctatctgtccctGTCCGTCAAAAcacagaagcatacattggcctttatgTGTTCTGAAGTCCTGAGGAAGGATCTCACCACTGCTTCAGACCTGCATGAGGACAGAAGACGTCTCCCGAtgagcagaagagagagagagatggaggagaagggaaaAGAAGAGCGAGCGATACACTtcttaagaaagagagagagtagaggGGGAAGTGATATTTAATTGGTCTAGCAGGAAGTTGTGTCCAGCGGCGGGTCTCACACCTCAGAGTGAAGgaccctgggagactgagttctggaCGCTGTCCTCTGTCTTCAGTCTCAGGAAACACATGTGGGACCTGCTATCGTTCACTAGGTCCcaacatcagtgagataagaCCTGAaagacagacaccatctttAACGTCTACTTCGATTCTTTAGTttgctgcagccagacaccagggggcagatTCCGTCCTCCTTCACCCATGCTGCCTCTCTCCTCAGGCCTCTGATCGTCTACCTGAAGAAGTTTTACTACTACGACCCCGAGGAGGAGATCCGCCCCACACTGACGGAGAGGAGTCCTGACTGCAGCAGCCAGACGGGGGCGGTAGAGTCCCAAACGTAGACCTGCAGCCTGAGACCATGTAAGTGCCACCGGGTTCCACTCGGGACAAAGAAGTGTGTTGAAAACCTGTTTGAGCCGGAACTCCTCTTTCATtcactcttctcttcctccagtttctttcctttgtgtttttctttttctgcggACGCTGATCGGCTCCTTGAAAGACGTCCAGACCGTCTCCTGGACTCCCTGAAAGACGTCCAGACCGTCTCCTGGACTCCCTGAAAGACGTCCAGACCGTCTGCTGGACTCCCTGAAAGACGTCCAGACCGTCTCCTGGACTCCCTGAAAGACGTCCAGACCGTCTCCTGGACTCCCTGAAAGACGTCCAGACCGTCTGCTGGACTCCCTGAAAGACGTCCAGACCGTCTGCTGGACTCCCTGAAAGACGTCCAGACCGTCTGCTGGACTCCCTGAAAGACGTCCAGACCGTCTCCTGGACTCCTTGAAAGACGTCCAGACCGTCTGCTGGACTCGCTGAAAGACGTCCAGACCGTCTGCTGGACTCCCTGAAAGACGTCCAGACCGTCTGCTGGACTCCCTGAAAGACGTCCAGACTGTCTGCTGGACTCGCTGAAAGACGTCCAGACCGTCTGCTGGACTCCCTGAAAGACGTCCAGACCGTCTGCTGGACTCGCTGAAAGACGTCCAGACCGTCTGCTGGACTCCCTGAAAGACGTCCAGACCGTCTGCTGGACTCCCTGAAAGACGTCCAGACCGTCTGCTGGACTCCCTGAAAGACGTCCAGACCGTCTGCTGGACTCCCTGAAAGACGTCCAGACCGTCTCCTGGACTCCTTGAAAGACGTCCAGACCGTCTGCTGGACTCGCTGAAAGACGTCCAGACCGTCTGCTGGACTCGCTGACCGCAGCCAGTCAGCTTCCTGTGCTCAGTCCTCCTGcgggctctctgattggctcacgAGCAGCGGTTGGGGACGGACAGGGGATGTGGAGACTCTCCCTCTCGGTGATGTCCTCACTGGGCAGCTGGACTAAAGAAAGCTCAGTGTGAGGTCATCACGGTGGAGACGGAGGATTAGAGCTTTGAGAAAATAAGAACATTAATATTATGAATAAAACTGCGGAGGTCAAACCTCGTGTTCTCTCAGGTTtgatttttcttcattttctctttaatcTGAAGTTATCTttcgataaataaaaacataacccTCACATTTGATTGGCTCTAATCCTCCGTCATTGCTCCAACAAAGATCTTCCAGCAGTTTTGTACGTTCAGCAGCACTGGAGCCAAAGAGCCGGACCACCGTAGAAATGTCTCAAAGGTTAAACCGGGAACATATCTCAAACCTAATGTAAAATGATTTCAGCAGCAATGTTTTAAAGTTGTGATGTTccgtctcatctgtcaatc
Above is a genomic segment from Pleuronectes platessa chromosome 16, fPlePla1.1, whole genome shotgun sequence containing:
- the LOC128458078 gene encoding suppressor of cytokine signaling 7 isoform X1, with product MNDAQQDMSPDFVLMRLVSAAEFDRLEEPDDLMSGSGGFGPVKAALGHHGGPSAGLGSVSPHYSSPLPGKGELDGGLVLTQAPLSPPPPEAVATQRFVDFPVQHGLGGQLMVFQNLLRSGDRILECGLEQPSPRFLQEEAERQHLESGSGTGPGSTTAGPGPGGGKDQNSHCIPSTEENLQLLQWHPVLRLSKGSDGSPQRGVPALDSEPGSVLCHRHRLLTDAFAKWPPGLLDQALRLGLLDPRKMCSNGGRDPVLALARRLGQLGEGREGGGGEDMVPPLTRCSCHGVLDSGSAGIGPGEDPRDTSDALLVLEGLGSGEMGGLGGGGEKGEMVGGLVGGGMPGGAGPVFSGGTLSGLMRQVHRLAEEAGVCTDQSCRSTADISTTDPPCPYPPCPYPPSLPQAHATPGGLQVWLEPLLATSPEPNQRPQHQHQSRSQPQSRSATPKLGVASGGVGRSASPLVVLKGEGGGGVREGEKTSRSKSRKGGSLKVRLSKLFRTKSSNGGSGGLLDKRLSLASSTSSGGSLLDVWGSTCSSEQDHRLQVSRPPSAFSPVTFTPAFTGETVSLVDVDISRRGGNCLHPPTPPPPPRRSLSLLDDFGGPPQQGTLTEQSVGTSMQSLPPRPLALPPSLSTIQHSLSLNDSFLRGLPRPVPLRPDRQHPPPRLTPRCPLSRPDASRFATSLRELEKCGWYWGPMNWEDAEMKLKGKADGSFLVRDSSDPRYILSLSFRSQGVTHHTRMEHYRGTFSLWCHPKFEDRCHSVVEFIERAIMHSKNGKFLYFLRSRVPGLPPTPVQLLSPVSRFSSVKSLQHLCRFCVRQLVRIDHVPELPLPTPLIVYLKKFYYYDPEEEIRPTLTERSPDCSSQTGAVESQT
- the LOC128458078 gene encoding suppressor of cytokine signaling 7 isoform X2 — protein: MVFQNLLRSGDRILECGLEQPSPRFLQEEAERQHLESGSGTGPGSTTAGPGPGGGKDQNSHCIPSTEENLQLLQWHPVLRLSKGSDGSPQRGVPALDSEPGSVLCHRHRLLTDAFAKWPPGLLDQALRLGLLDPRKMCSNGGRDPVLALARRLGQLGEGREGGGGEDMVPPLTRCSCHGVLDSGSAGIGPGEDPRDTSDALLVLEGLGSGEMGGLGGGGEKGEMVGGLVGGGMPGGAGPVFSGGTLSGLMRQVHRLAEEAGVCTDQSCRSTADISTTDPPCPYPPCPYPPSLPQAHATPGGLQVWLEPLLATSPEPNQRPQHQHQSRSQPQSRSATPKLGVASGGVGRSASPLVVLKGEGGGGVREGEKTSRSKSRKGGSLKVRLSKLFRTKSSNGGSGGLLDKRLSLASSTSSGGSLLDVWGSTCSSEQDHRLQVSRPPSAFSPVTFTPAFTDDFGGPPQQGTLTEQSVGTSMQSLPPRPLALPPSLSTIQHSLSLNDSFLRGLPRPVPLRPDRQHPPPRLTPRCPLSRPDASRFATSLRELEKCGWYWGPMNWEDAEMKLKGKADGSFLVRDSSDPRYILSLSFRSQGVTHHTRMEHYRGTFSLWCHPKFEDRCHSVVEFIERAIMHSKNGKFLYFLRSRVPGLPPTPVQLLSPVSRFSSVKSLQHLCRFCVRQLVRIDHVPELPLPTPLIVYLKKFYYYDPEEEIRPTLTERSPDCSSQTGAVESQT